One region of Mus musculus strain C57BL/6J chromosome 15, GRCm38.p6 C57BL/6J genomic DNA includes:
- the Zfp740 gene encoding zinc finger protein 740 isoform X2, giving the protein MKEASLLACEGLAGVSLVPTAASKKMMLSQIASKQAENGERAGSPDVLRCSSQGHRKDSDKSRNRKEDDSLAEASHSKKTVKKVVVVEQNGSFQVKIPKNFICEHCFGAFRSSYHLKRHVLIHTGEKPFECDVCDMRFIQKYHLERHKRVHSGEKPYQCERCHQCFSRTDRLLRHKRMCQGCQSKTSEGQFSL; this is encoded by the exons ATGAAGGAG GCAAGTCTTCTGGCTTGTGAAGGCCTAGCAGGTGTGAGTTTGGTTCCCACTGCAGCCAGCAAGAAGATGATGCTGAGCCAGATTGCCAGCAAGCAGGCTGAAAACGGCGAGCGGGCAGGTAGCCCTGATGTGCTGAGGTGCTCCAGTCAG GGCCACCGAAAAGACAGTGATAAATCCCGCAACCGCAAAGAGGATGACAGCTTGGCTGAGGCCTCTCATTCAAAAAAGACTGTTAAAAAG GTGGTGGTAGTGGAACAAAATGGCTCTTTTCAAGTAAAGATTCCCAAAAATTTTATTTGTGAACACTGCTTTGGAGCCTTTCGGAGCAGTTACCACCTCAAGAGGCACGTCCTAATCCACACTG GTGAGAAACCATTTGAGTGTGATGTCTGTGATATGCGTTTCATCCAGAAGTACCATCTCGAACGCCACAAGCGGGTACACAGTGGCGAAAAGCCTTACCAGTGTGAACGATGTCATCAG TGTTTTTCTCGGACAGACCGATTACTCAGACACAAACGGATGTGCCAAGGATGCCAGTCCAAGACTTCTGAAGGGCAGTTTTCTCTATAG
- the Zfp740 gene encoding zinc finger protein 740 isoform X1 — MAQASLLACEGLAGVSLVPTAASKKMMLSQIASKQAENGERAGSPDVLRCSSQMDCKPRFDLSSKGHRKDSDKSRNRKEDDSLAEASHSKKTVKKVVVVEQNGSFQVKIPKNFICEHCFGAFRSSYHLKRHVLIHTGEKPFECDVCDMRFIQKYHLERHKRVHSGEKPYQCERCHQCFSRTDRLLRHKRMCQGCQSKTSEGQFSL, encoded by the exons ATGGCTCAG GCAAGTCTTCTGGCTTGTGAAGGCCTAGCAGGTGTGAGTTTGGTTCCCACTGCAGCCAGCAAGAAGATGATGCTGAGCCAGATTGCCAGCAAGCAGGCTGAAAACGGCGAGCGGGCAGGTAGCCCTGATGTGCTGAGGTGCTCCAGTCAG ATGGACTGTAAGCCTAGATTTGATTTGTCTTCAAAGGGCCACCGAAAAGACAGTGATAAATCCCGCAACCGCAAAGAGGATGACAGCTTGGCTGAGGCCTCTCATTCAAAAAAGACTGTTAAAAAG GTGGTGGTAGTGGAACAAAATGGCTCTTTTCAAGTAAAGATTCCCAAAAATTTTATTTGTGAACACTGCTTTGGAGCCTTTCGGAGCAGTTACCACCTCAAGAGGCACGTCCTAATCCACACTG GTGAGAAACCATTTGAGTGTGATGTCTGTGATATGCGTTTCATCCAGAAGTACCATCTCGAACGCCACAAGCGGGTACACAGTGGCGAAAAGCCTTACCAGTGTGAACGATGTCATCAG TGTTTTTCTCGGACAGACCGATTACTCAGACACAAACGGATGTGCCAAGGATGCCAGTCCAAGACTTCTGAAGGGCAGTTTTCTCTATAG
- the Zfp740 gene encoding zinc finger protein 740 isoform X4: MKEASLLACEGLAGVSLVPTAASKKMMLSQIASKQAENGERAGSPDVLRCSSQMDCKPRFDLSSKGHRKDSDKSRNRKEDDSLAEASHSKKTVKKVRNHLSVMSVICVSSRSTISNATSGYTVAKSLTSVNDVISVFLGQTDYSDTNGCAKDASPRLLKGSFLYRHKGP; the protein is encoded by the exons ATGAAGGAG GCAAGTCTTCTGGCTTGTGAAGGCCTAGCAGGTGTGAGTTTGGTTCCCACTGCAGCCAGCAAGAAGATGATGCTGAGCCAGATTGCCAGCAAGCAGGCTGAAAACGGCGAGCGGGCAGGTAGCCCTGATGTGCTGAGGTGCTCCAGTCAG ATGGACTGTAAGCCTAGATTTGATTTGTCTTCAAAGGGCCACCGAAAAGACAGTGATAAATCCCGCAACCGCAAAGAGGATGACAGCTTGGCTGAGGCCTCTCATTCAAAAAAGACTGTTAAAAAG GTGAGAAACCATTTGAGTGTGATGTCTGTGATATGCGTTTCATCCAGAAGTACCATCTCGAACGCCACAAGCGGGTACACAGTGGCGAAAAGCCTTACCAGTGTGAACGATGTCATCAG TGTTTTTCTCGGACAGACCGATTACTCAGACACAAACGGATGTGCCAAGGATGCCAGTCCAAGACTTCTGAAGGGCAGTTTTCTCTATAGGCACAAGGGGCCCTAG
- the Zfp740 gene encoding zinc finger protein 740 isoform 3 (isoform 3 is encoded by transcript variant 3) has product MMLSQIASKQAENGERAGSPDVLRCSSQMDCKPRFDLSSKGHRKDSDKSRNRKEDDSLAEASHSKKTVKKVRNHLSVMSVICVSSRSTISNATSGYTVAKSLTSVNDVISVFLGQTDYSDTNGCAKDASPRLLKGSFLYRHKGP; this is encoded by the exons ATGATGCTGAGCCAGATTGCCAGCAAGCAGGCTGAAAACGGCGAGCGGGCAGGTAGCCCTGATGTGCTGAGGTGCTCCAGTCAG ATGGACTGTAAGCCTAGATTTGATTTGTCTTCAAAGGGCCACCGAAAAGACAGTGATAAATCCCGCAACCGCAAAGAGGATGACAGCTTGGCTGAGGCCTCTCATTCAAAAAAGACTGTTAAAAAG GTGAGAAACCATTTGAGTGTGATGTCTGTGATATGCGTTTCATCCAGAAGTACCATCTCGAACGCCACAAGCGGGTACACAGTGGCGAAAAGCCTTACCAGTGTGAACGATGTCATCAG TGTTTTTCTCGGACAGACCGATTACTCAGACACAAACGGATGTGCCAAGGATGCCAGTCCAAGACTTCTGAAGGGCAGTTTTCTCTATAGGCACAAGGGGCCCTAG
- the Zfp740 gene encoding zinc finger protein 740 isoform 2 (isoform 2 is encoded by transcript variant 2), with protein MMLSQIASKQAENGERAGSPDVLRCSSQGHRKDSDKSRNRKEDDSLAEASHSKKTVKKVVVVEQNGSFQVKIPKNFICEHCFGAFRSSYHLKRHVLIHTGEKPFECDVCDMRFIQKYHLERHKRVHSGEKPYQCERCHQCFSRTDRLLRHKRMCQGCQSKTSEGQFSL; from the exons ATGATGCTGAGCCAGATTGCCAGCAAGCAGGCTGAAAACGGCGAGCGGGCAGGTAGCCCTGATGTGCTGAGGTGCTCCAGTCAG GGCCACCGAAAAGACAGTGATAAATCCCGCAACCGCAAAGAGGATGACAGCTTGGCTGAGGCCTCTCATTCAAAAAAGACTGTTAAAAAG GTGGTGGTAGTGGAACAAAATGGCTCTTTTCAAGTAAAGATTCCCAAAAATTTTATTTGTGAACACTGCTTTGGAGCCTTTCGGAGCAGTTACCACCTCAAGAGGCACGTCCTAATCCACACTG GTGAGAAACCATTTGAGTGTGATGTCTGTGATATGCGTTTCATCCAGAAGTACCATCTCGAACGCCACAAGCGGGTACACAGTGGCGAAAAGCCTTACCAGTGTGAACGATGTCATCAG TGTTTTTCTCGGACAGACCGATTACTCAGACACAAACGGATGTGCCAAGGATGCCAGTCCAAGACTTCTGAAGGGCAGTTTTCTCTATAG
- the Zfp740 gene encoding zinc finger protein 740 isoform 1 (isoform 1 is encoded by transcript variant 1), which yields MKEASLLACEGLAGVSLVPTAASKKMMLSQIASKQAENGERAGSPDVLRCSSQMDCKPRFDLSSKGHRKDSDKSRNRKEDDSLAEASHSKKTVKKVVVVEQNGSFQVKIPKNFICEHCFGAFRSSYHLKRHVLIHTGEKPFECDVCDMRFIQKYHLERHKRVHSGEKPYQCERCHQCFSRTDRLLRHKRMCQGCQSKTSEGQFSL from the exons ATGAAGGAG GCAAGTCTTCTGGCTTGTGAAGGCCTAGCAGGTGTGAGTTTGGTTCCCACTGCAGCCAGCAAGAAGATGATGCTGAGCCAGATTGCCAGCAAGCAGGCTGAAAACGGCGAGCGGGCAGGTAGCCCTGATGTGCTGAGGTGCTCCAGTCAG ATGGACTGTAAGCCTAGATTTGATTTGTCTTCAAAGGGCCACCGAAAAGACAGTGATAAATCCCGCAACCGCAAAGAGGATGACAGCTTGGCTGAGGCCTCTCATTCAAAAAAGACTGTTAAAAAG GTGGTGGTAGTGGAACAAAATGGCTCTTTTCAAGTAAAGATTCCCAAAAATTTTATTTGTGAACACTGCTTTGGAGCCTTTCGGAGCAGTTACCACCTCAAGAGGCACGTCCTAATCCACACTG GTGAGAAACCATTTGAGTGTGATGTCTGTGATATGCGTTTCATCCAGAAGTACCATCTCGAACGCCACAAGCGGGTACACAGTGGCGAAAAGCCTTACCAGTGTGAACGATGTCATCAG TGTTTTTCTCGGACAGACCGATTACTCAGACACAAACGGATGTGCCAAGGATGCCAGTCCAAGACTTCTGAAGGGCAGTTTTCTCTATAG
- the Zfp740 gene encoding zinc finger protein 740 isoform 5 (isoform 5 is encoded by transcript variant 5) has translation MAQASLLACEGLAGVSLVPTAASKKMMLSQIASKQAENGERAGSPDVLRCSSQGHRKDSDKSRNRKEDDSLAEASHSKKTVKKVVVVEQNGSFQVKIPKNFICEHCFGAFRSSYHLKRHVLIHTGEKPFECDVCDMRFIQKYHLERHKRVHSGEKPYQCERCHQCFSRTDRLLRHKRMCQGCQSKTSEGQFSL, from the exons ATGGCTCAG GCAAGTCTTCTGGCTTGTGAAGGCCTAGCAGGTGTGAGTTTGGTTCCCACTGCAGCCAGCAAGAAGATGATGCTGAGCCAGATTGCCAGCAAGCAGGCTGAAAACGGCGAGCGGGCAGGTAGCCCTGATGTGCTGAGGTGCTCCAGTCAG GGCCACCGAAAAGACAGTGATAAATCCCGCAACCGCAAAGAGGATGACAGCTTGGCTGAGGCCTCTCATTCAAAAAAGACTGTTAAAAAG GTGGTGGTAGTGGAACAAAATGGCTCTTTTCAAGTAAAGATTCCCAAAAATTTTATTTGTGAACACTGCTTTGGAGCCTTTCGGAGCAGTTACCACCTCAAGAGGCACGTCCTAATCCACACTG GTGAGAAACCATTTGAGTGTGATGTCTGTGATATGCGTTTCATCCAGAAGTACCATCTCGAACGCCACAAGCGGGTACACAGTGGCGAAAAGCCTTACCAGTGTGAACGATGTCATCAG TGTTTTTCTCGGACAGACCGATTACTCAGACACAAACGGATGTGCCAAGGATGCCAGTCCAAGACTTCTGAAGGGCAGTTTTCTCTATAG
- the Zfp740 gene encoding zinc finger protein 740 isoform X5 — MAQASLLACEGLAGVSLVPTAASKKMMLSQIASKQAENGERAGSPDVLRCSSQMDCKPRFDLSSKGHRKDSDKSRNRKEDDSLAEASHSKKTVKKVRNHLSVMSVICVSSRSTISNATSGYTVAKSLTSVNDVISVFLGQTDYSDTNGCAKDASPRLLKGSFLYRHKGP, encoded by the exons ATGGCTCAG GCAAGTCTTCTGGCTTGTGAAGGCCTAGCAGGTGTGAGTTTGGTTCCCACTGCAGCCAGCAAGAAGATGATGCTGAGCCAGATTGCCAGCAAGCAGGCTGAAAACGGCGAGCGGGCAGGTAGCCCTGATGTGCTGAGGTGCTCCAGTCAG ATGGACTGTAAGCCTAGATTTGATTTGTCTTCAAAGGGCCACCGAAAAGACAGTGATAAATCCCGCAACCGCAAAGAGGATGACAGCTTGGCTGAGGCCTCTCATTCAAAAAAGACTGTTAAAAAG GTGAGAAACCATTTGAGTGTGATGTCTGTGATATGCGTTTCATCCAGAAGTACCATCTCGAACGCCACAAGCGGGTACACAGTGGCGAAAAGCCTTACCAGTGTGAACGATGTCATCAG TGTTTTTCTCGGACAGACCGATTACTCAGACACAAACGGATGTGCCAAGGATGCCAGTCCAAGACTTCTGAAGGGCAGTTTTCTCTATAGGCACAAGGGGCCCTAG
- the Zfp740 gene encoding zinc finger protein 740 isoform X3, with product MMLSQIASKQAENGERAGSPDVLRCSSQMDCKPRFDLSSKGHRKDSDKSRNRKEDDSLAEASHSKKTVKKVVVVEQNGSFQVKIPKNFICEHCFGAFRSSYHLKRHVLIHTGEKPFECDVCDMRFIQKYHLERHKRVHSGEKPYQCERCHQCFSRTDRLLRHKRMCQGCQSKTSEGQFSL from the exons ATGATGCTGAGCCAGATTGCCAGCAAGCAGGCTGAAAACGGCGAGCGGGCAGGTAGCCCTGATGTGCTGAGGTGCTCCAGTCAG ATGGACTGTAAGCCTAGATTTGATTTGTCTTCAAAGGGCCACCGAAAAGACAGTGATAAATCCCGCAACCGCAAAGAGGATGACAGCTTGGCTGAGGCCTCTCATTCAAAAAAGACTGTTAAAAAG GTGGTGGTAGTGGAACAAAATGGCTCTTTTCAAGTAAAGATTCCCAAAAATTTTATTTGTGAACACTGCTTTGGAGCCTTTCGGAGCAGTTACCACCTCAAGAGGCACGTCCTAATCCACACTG GTGAGAAACCATTTGAGTGTGATGTCTGTGATATGCGTTTCATCCAGAAGTACCATCTCGAACGCCACAAGCGGGTACACAGTGGCGAAAAGCCTTACCAGTGTGAACGATGTCATCAG TGTTTTTCTCGGACAGACCGATTACTCAGACACAAACGGATGTGCCAAGGATGCCAGTCCAAGACTTCTGAAGGGCAGTTTTCTCTATAG